In Vibrio kanaloae, the genomic stretch AGAACTCAATATTTACATGGTACTCAGCAAGGAAAATATCACTATGCAGGCAGTCGAGACCGAACGTTTACGATTAAGAATGATTACCTATCAAGATGCGGCGTTTATTCAACGATTATACAGCTCAGAAGATTTCCTGCGTTACATTGGTGATAAGGAAATCAGCGATACTGAAAAGGCTGTGGAGTACATCGAAAACAACATTCTTAAGATGCATGAAGAGAAAGGCGTCTGTTTGTTGATGGTTGAAATCAAGGATTCTTCAACACCAATTGGTATCTGCGGATTAATCAAAAGGGATACCTTAGAGTCGCATGATATTGGTTATGGTTTCGTTCCTGAAGTCTATGGTAAAGGTTTTGCCCAAGAAGCAGCGGAAGCGATAATTGAACAAGCTAAGCAGAATGCTGACATCGGTCATTTAGTTGCCATCACAACCTCTGATAACATTCGAAGTATCGCATTGCTGACTAAACTAGGTTTTGTGTTTGAGCGAGTCGAAGACGTATTAAGTGAAAGCGTCAATCTCAACCTGTACGGTTTATCTCTGGGCAATTAATCATGTTTCAACATAACAACATTCTTCAAGGTGAACTCGCAACGGAGTACAAAACCGTTATAGCGATGGTGCACATCTACTGTAAAGCTCACCACGGTGAAGATCGTCAGAATAACGCGTTATGTGAAGAGTGTGAGCAACTGTTGCGTTACGCCGAAACACGGCTCGATAGATGTCCTTATGGTGAAGCAAAACCGACCTGTAACAAGTGTCCAATTCATTGCTATAAACCTGATCCGAAAGAGCAAATGCGTTTAGTGATGCGTTATGCCGGGCCACGAATGCTACTTAAGCATCCTATCTTAGCGATTCGACATTTGATACATGAAAAACGAAAGGTGCCAGAGAAGCCACTGCTGAATGTGTCTAACCGCCATATGAGAATGAACAAGAAGTAAATTATGCTCTAAAAACGGTTATACCAAAAATGAAAAAGGTCTGATTTATCAGACCTTTTTGTGTTTATAGCCGATGCCTAAACCTAAAACCTTGAACGTAAGAGATTATGCCGCTTGTGGTTCTTCGTATGTCACCGTTAGGTTGTTGATCCAGCGTCGGCTTAGGTAACGATGAGAACAAATTACCAGTTTCACCACTTCTTCTACCAACATCAAACCATAGATGTATTTGAAATCCCATCCAGCGACAAACGCGCCGTAGACACATACTGGAATACCCACCATCCACATCGCAATGAAATCCATACGCAGGCAGAACGCATTATCGCCACCAGCGCGAATAATACCGTTGATGATCACCATGTTCAGCATGCGAATCACCACAGCAAAACACATAATGGCTATTGCAGGTGAAGCGAGTGGGTAGAGTGCACCTGTAGAAAGGTTCAGCCATGTTAGAACATGCTCTTTGCCCATAAACAGTAGCAATCCAACAACCGCGCCGAAGCCAACGACGGCTTTAATGAATGTCAACCCCATGCTCATTGCATCATCAAATTCATCACGACCCAGTGAGTGACCAAGTAGCACTGAACATGCCACCGAAATACCAAAGAAAATCGAGTAACACAACGACTCAAACGGCGCGAGCATAGAGAACACGGCAAGTTCCGTTGTGCCCATGTGACCGAAGAT encodes the following:
- a CDS encoding GNAT family N-acetyltransferase, with protein sequence MQAVETERLRLRMITYQDAAFIQRLYSSEDFLRYIGDKEISDTEKAVEYIENNILKMHEEKGVCLLMVEIKDSSTPIGICGLIKRDTLESHDIGYGFVPEVYGKGFAQEAAEAIIEQAKQNADIGHLVAITTSDNIRSIALLTKLGFVFERVEDVLSESVNLNLYGLSLGN
- a CDS encoding nitrous oxide-stimulated promoter family protein gives rise to the protein MFQHNNILQGELATEYKTVIAMVHIYCKAHHGEDRQNNALCEECEQLLRYAETRLDRCPYGEAKPTCNKCPIHCYKPDPKEQMRLVMRYAGPRMLLKHPILAIRHLIHEKRKVPEKPLLNVSNRHMRMNKK